A genomic stretch from Sporocytophaga myxococcoides DSM 11118 includes:
- a CDS encoding cold-shock protein produces MMQGTVKFFNNSKGFGFIKSAESGEDIFVHSSGLIDEIRENDQVKFDLEKGRKGMNAVNVQLVN; encoded by the coding sequence ATAATGCAAGGAACAGTTAAATTTTTTAATAACTCAAAAGGTTTTGGGTTTATTAAATCAGCAGAGTCCGGTGAGGACATCTTCGTTCACTCTTCAGGTCTTATAGACGAAATTCGTGAAAACGATCAAGTTAAATTTGATCTGGAAAAAGGTAGAAAAGGCATGAATGCCGTGAACGTTCAATTAGTAAACTAA